In Arthrobacter sp. B3I4, the following proteins share a genomic window:
- a CDS encoding DMT family transporter, with amino-acid sequence MSAARRAGAPAQNLQSAGATAAATGVAGFLASGLGVALFSSAVFGLSGSFAKALLETGWTPGAAVTARLTGAALILAVPAALALRGRWHQLRDNWLTVLLFGLIGVAACQLFYFNAVARLSVGVALLLEYLAPVMIVLWLWLASRKRPRPLTIAGTLLSLAGLVLVLDLTGAVKIDFIGVLWGIAAAVCLAIYFFITAKENDTLPPIVLASGGLMVGALVMWLTAATGLLPMATSTADTRLGPWVTPWWVALGGLVLLATVLAYVSGIVAARALGSKVASFVSLTEVLFAVLWAWLLLGELPGPVQLLGGILIVGGVVLVRLDELRRAPEPSVELDHANDIEPVP; translated from the coding sequence ATGTCTGCCGCACGCCGCGCCGGGGCCCCGGCCCAGAACCTGCAATCTGCCGGCGCCACTGCCGCGGCCACTGGCGTGGCAGGTTTCCTGGCCTCCGGGCTGGGAGTCGCCTTGTTTTCCTCGGCGGTGTTCGGCCTCTCCGGGTCGTTCGCCAAGGCGCTGCTGGAGACCGGCTGGACGCCAGGTGCTGCTGTCACCGCCCGCCTCACCGGAGCCGCGCTGATCCTCGCCGTTCCCGCTGCCCTGGCGCTGCGAGGCCGCTGGCACCAGCTCCGCGACAACTGGCTCACCGTCCTGCTGTTCGGCCTCATCGGCGTCGCGGCATGCCAACTCTTCTATTTCAACGCTGTCGCCCGGCTCTCCGTCGGAGTGGCGCTCCTGCTGGAATACCTGGCTCCGGTGATGATCGTGCTCTGGCTCTGGCTGGCGAGCCGGAAGCGGCCGCGGCCGCTGACCATCGCCGGCACCCTGCTTTCACTCGCGGGCCTGGTCCTGGTACTGGACCTTACCGGGGCGGTGAAGATCGATTTCATCGGTGTGCTGTGGGGGATCGCGGCCGCCGTCTGCCTGGCTATCTACTTCTTCATAACCGCCAAGGAGAACGACACGCTGCCGCCGATCGTGCTGGCCTCCGGCGGGCTGATGGTGGGCGCGCTGGTCATGTGGCTCACGGCCGCGACCGGGCTGCTGCCGATGGCCACCAGCACAGCCGACACCCGGCTGGGTCCCTGGGTGACGCCGTGGTGGGTCGCGCTGGGCGGTCTGGTCCTCCTTGCCACCGTGCTCGCCTACGTTTCCGGCATCGTGGCCGCCCGCGCCCTCGGCTCGAAGGTGGCATCGTTTGTCTCGCTGACCGAGGTGCTCTTTGCCGTCCTCTGGGCCTGGCTGCTCCTCGGTGAACTTCCCGGGCCGGTCCAGCTGCTGGGCGGCATCCTGATCGTCGGCGGTGTGGTGCTCGTCCGCCTGGACGAGCTGCGCCGTGCACCAGAGCCGTCGGTCGAACTCGACCATGCGAACGACATCGAACCCGTCCCCTGA
- a CDS encoding CGNR zinc finger domain-containing protein has translation MVFAPDTEVALRSVVALINTAANSEEHLSGLAELDRFLAAEGFSGSRSHEAAELASVHRLRTELAALWLADEDSAVVIVNRLLREARALPQLMKHDGWDWHLHATTPEAPLADRMSTEAAMALADVIRSKEMHRMLVCAADDCDAVVLDLSRNRSKRYCDTGNCANRAHVAAYRARKAVS, from the coding sequence ATGGTCTTTGCGCCTGACACTGAAGTCGCGCTGCGCTCCGTGGTCGCTCTGATCAACACAGCCGCGAACAGCGAGGAGCACTTGTCCGGACTCGCGGAGCTGGACCGCTTCCTCGCCGCCGAGGGGTTCAGCGGCTCACGAAGCCACGAGGCCGCCGAGCTGGCCAGCGTGCACCGGCTGCGCACCGAGCTCGCCGCGCTGTGGCTGGCCGACGAGGACTCGGCAGTGGTCATCGTCAACCGACTGCTGCGCGAGGCCCGCGCCCTTCCCCAGCTGATGAAACACGACGGCTGGGACTGGCACCTGCACGCCACCACGCCCGAGGCGCCGCTGGCCGACCGGATGAGCACCGAGGCGGCGATGGCACTGGCGGATGTCATTCGGAGCAAGGAAATGCACCGGATGCTGGTTTGCGCCGCGGACGACTGCGACGCCGTGGTGCTGGACCTCAGCCGGAACCGTTCCAAGCGCTACTGCGACACGGGGAACTGCGCCAACCGCGCACACGTCGCGGCCTACCGGGCCAGGAAGGCCGTCTCCTAA